CAACAATCCACATCACGGACTCTGAGAAGGAGGTCCTGGATGCCGTAAGGAGAGCGGGCTGCAAAGCCGTCCTGCACTCTTTCTCGGCAGAGAGCTACGCCAAGCCGTTCGCTGAGGCCGGATGCTTTTTCTCAATATCTCCGCGCATCCTCTCCCGTTCGGATGCACGTATAATCCGTCTCCTCGGATCGATACCGGACGACAGGCTGCTGCTGGAATCCGATGCGCCCCACCAGGGCAGGAACTTCACCTCCATGGGGGAGTTCGCTTCCCGCATCGCGGGATTCAAAGGTGTCCCGCCCGAAGAACTTTTGAGAACGGTCGCGGATAATTTCACGAGGGTGTTCGGATGAGCGGGATGAACGAACGTACTGCCATAATCGTCGGAGAGGACGGACTGGAGCGTCTCCGCAACGCACGCGCGGTCCTCTGCGGCTGCGGCGCCGTCGGGGGCTACGCCCTCGAGGGTCTGGTCAGGGCAGGGGTCGGCCACATCCGCGTGATCGACAAGGACGTGTTCTCCGAGAGCAACATCAACAGGCAGATCCTCGCAACCACGGACACCGTGGGAAGGGTCAAGGTAGAGGTCGCATGCGAACGTGCCAGATCCATCAATCCAGATATCGATATAGAAGGTTTGGACATCCTAGTCTCCGACGAGACTATCCCTTCGATCCTGGAGGGGGACTTCGACGTCCTCGTGGATGCCATAGACACCGTGGGCATGAAGACCAAGCTCCTGGAGAAGGCCTGCGAGATCGGGATCCCCACTTTCTCTTCGATGGGTGCAGCCCTCCACACGGATGCCGCCGCGGTGCGCATCGCCAACATCAGGGATACCTCGGTATGTCCCATCGCGGCCAAGGTCCGCAGGGCCCTGAGGGACCTGGATTCCTCGAAGATAACCTGCGTTTATTCCCTGGAGACACCCGTCACGGTGCCCACGGAGAGGGACGAGTGCGGGAAGAGCATCCTCGGATCGCTTCCCACCATTCCCGCCATTTTCGGAATGTCGCTTGCCAACGAAGCGATCGCCTACATCCTCAAACGCTGATGTCTGGCACTTGTAAAAGTAGAGGGGCCCGGAGGCCCCTAATGAGTTTCAGCTCTTGGACACGCCGATGACGATGTTCTTGCCGGTGATGTCCCACTCCTTGACGGAGTCTCCCTCGGGGGCCTCGGAGAACTCGATCTTCTTGGAGCGGACCTCGGTGCATATGTGGTCCATCCACATCCTGAACAGCTCGACGAGGTGGTCCTCCGCCTTCACGTCGCAGACGATGAAGTCCTCGACGTTCAGCTTCATCTCCTTCCTCATCTGCTGGATCCTCCTGATGAGCTCGCGGGAGTATCCCTCGGCCTCGATCTCGGGGGTGACCTCGAAGTCGATGAAAAGCTCGCCCTCGTCGAAGGCGACGGGCTCGATGTCTCCGTTCCCGACGACCTCTCCGCCTGCTGGGAGGTAGTCGACGAGCTTCAGGTTGCCCTGCTGTGCGAGGACGGCATCGAACACCTTCACCGCGGCGTTGACCTTCTCGTCGTTCCCGCGGACGTACACCGCCTTCAGGGGCCACCTAAGCTTGCTGCCCATCTTGGCCCTCTCGTTGGCGATGATCTCGATGATGTTCTGGATCAGGCGCATGCTGTGCTCCAGGTCCTCGTTGTACAGCCTCTCGTCCGCGACCTGCCAGTCCTCCATGTGCACGGAGAGGAGCTTTCCGCCCATGGCGCTGTAGATCTTCTCGGTGATGTGGGGGCAGAGCGGGGCGAGCGCGATGGTGGCGGACATGATCGCCCTGTGGAGCATGAAGTAGGACGCCATCTTGTCCTCGCTGCTCTCCTCGTCCCAGCTGCGGTCCCTGACCAGGTGGAGGTACCAGCGGGAGAGGTCCTCGAGGATGTAGTCGGAGAGGGCGCGGGCGACTTTCTGGAGCTCCTTGGTCTCCAGGCTGGCGGTCACGGCGGCCTTCATCTTCTCGGTGCGGGAGAGCATCCAGAGGTCCTCGTCGCGGAGGTGGGGGCGGATGGTCTCGAGGTCGTACTTCTCCGGGTCGTACTTGTCGATGGACATATACATGGCGGCGAAGTTGACGACGTTCCAGAAGGTGTTGAGGACCTTCCAAGCGTCCTTGGGTCCGTTCTTCTGGAAGCAGGTGTCCTCCCAGGGCGCGTTGTTCATGACCAGGTAGAACCTGAGTGCATCGGCACCGTATTGGGAGATGACCTCCAGGGGTTCGACCACGTTCCCGAGGGACTTGGACATCTTCCTTCCCTTGGAGTCGAGCATCCAGGCGTGCATCATAATCTCGTCGTAGGGTGCCCTGTCGAAGGAGACGACACCGGACGCCAGGGTGGTGTAGAACCATCCGCGGGTCTGGTCGTGCGCCTCGACGATGAACTTCGGTGGCCACCACTTCTCGAACTCGTCCTTCTTGTGCGGGTAGCCGAGGTCGGCCCAGGGGGCGACCCCGGAGTCGAACCAGACGTCCATGACGTCGGGGATCCTGTGCATGGTCTTGCCGCACTTGGGGCAGGTGAAGGTGACCTTGTCGATCCAGGGGCGGTGGGTGTCCATGCCCTCGGTGTATCCCTGGCCCTCCCTCATCTCGTCGTACTGTCCGACGACCTTCTTCTCCCCGCACTCGCACTCCCAGATCGGGAGGGGGATTCCCCAGTACCTCTGCCTGGAGACGCACCAGTCGCGGGCGTTCTCCACCCAGTTCTTCTCCCTGGAGGAGCCGGCCCAGTCGGGGGTCCACTTGACGCGGTCGACCTCGGAGAGCATCTTCTCCTTGACTTTGGGGACCTCGATGAACCACTGGCGGGTGTTGCGGAAGATGATGGGCGTCTTGCACCTCCAGCAGTGTCCGTACCTGTGCTTGATCTTGCTGGTGCTGAACAGGAGGTTCCTCTCCTTGAGGTAGGAGATGACGTCCTCGTTGACGGTACGGACCTTCTTCCCGGCCATGAGCGGGAAGTCGTCGGTGAAGCGTCCCGCCTCGTCGACGGGGCAGAAGGGAACGAGGCCGTACCTCTTTCCGGTGTCGAAGTCGTCGGGTCCGAATCCCGGAGCGGTGTGGACCAGTCCGGTGTTGTCCTTCTCGACGTAGGGGGCGTCGACGACCTTGTAGGTGTAGTCGGTCCTCTGGAGGCCGTCGCCGATCTCGAAGGGCGGCATGTACGCGGTGCCGATAAGGTCCTTCCCGTTGTACTCCTGGAGGATCTCGAAGGAGGAGTATCCTCCAGCGTTCATGACGTACTCGATCTGGCTCTTCATTATGATGACGTTCTCGGATCCGGAGTCTCCGGAGAACTTCACCTTGGCGTAGGTCTCGTCGGGGTGGACGGCCACGGCCATGTTGGACGGCAGGGTCCAGGGGGTGGTGGTCCAGATGAGGAGGGATGTGGAGGCGTCGTCCTTCAGGGGGAACCTGACCATGACGGAGGGATCGGTCTCGTCGGAGTAGTCGATCTCCGCCTCGGCGAGGGCGGTCTCGCAGCGGGGGCACCAGGTGACGACCCTGCTTGAGTCCTTCAGGAGGCCCTTCTTGAACGCCTGTTGGCAGGTCCACCAGGCGGATTCCATGTAATCGAGTCTGAGCGTCTGATAGGGGCGGTCCCAGTCGAGCCACGCTCCGAGCTGTTTGAACTGCTCGGTCATGCTTGCGTGAAGGCCGAGGGCGAACTCCTGGCAGGTCCTGACGAACTTGTCGATGCCGATCTCCTCCTCGATCTGCTTCTTGGAGTGGACACCGATGCTCTTCTCCACCTTGACCTCGATGGGCAGCCCGTGCATATCGAAACCGGGCTGGTCGCGGACGTTGTATCCGTTCATCCTCCAATAGCGGATGAGGATGTCCTTCACCGTCTTGTTGAGGGCGGTACCGAGGTGGATGGCTCCGGTGGTGTAGGGGGGGCCGTCCACGAAGTAGAACTTCTCTCCCTTCTCCCTGAGTTCCTTGGTCTTTTCGTAAGCATGCTCGGATTTCCAGAATTCCTGGATCTCCTTCTCCACGTTGGGCGCGGAATAACTGGCTTGGATTTGCTTTATCATCGCTCGTCCTTCTGTAAGGGCGGGGTTTTCTTGCCTGCCCTGTTCCGCCGTGAGCTGATTTTATAATAAAATAGTATGGGTGCACGCGGGCCTGCGAACAATTATAATCCTTCCCCGACGATTCCTTACAGCACAGTCAAACCGGGGGAAACGGGGAAATGGACCAGGTTAAGAGAGATATTACGATCCTAGCGATCGCTGTGATCATTTCGGGAGCAGCTATCGGTGCGGCGCTCGTCTACCATTACTCGGACGACGGCGGCAGCGACCTCCCCGGGTTCACCGTGAACGGGGACACCGATCTCCCCGGGAATTTCTTCATCTCGTTCGTGTACTCCAAGAACATCATGATGCTTGACGGCCACGGCAACGTGGTATGGTCCAAACACGAGGACCAGAAGGACGACAACGTCCACGCAGGTTTTTGGGATTTCAAGAAGCACACGGTCGGTGGGAAGACCTACTACAGCTACCACGACCAGGACAGTTCCTGCGACAAGTTCGGGCTCGAGGGATTCGCCCCCGGGGACCGCGTGATCCTCGACGAGAACTTCAACGAGGTCAAGCGCATAAGGTTCGAACAGTCCTCCGTGGTGGAGAAGGGCCACCCCCTGGACGGCCACGACTTCTTCCTTTTCGACCTCGACCACTACATCATGTCCGGTTACATCAGGGACACGGTCACGAACGTCCCCGGCTATGCGCAGTCCACCGTGATCTACTCCTATCTCCAGGAGGTGGACCACGGAACCGTCGTATGGGAATGGAAGAGCATCGATTACCCCGAACTCTACGGGATGGTGTGCACCGAGGCCACCCCCAACGCCAACGACTTCGGCAACGTCACCACCGCCGCTCCGGATTACGTCCACTTCAACGCCATGCGCGTGAACGACGACGGCAACCTCGTGTGCTCGTTCCGCCACCTCGACACGATCCTCTTCCTGGACCGCTCCAAGTCCACCGACCAGATCATCTGGAGGCTCTCCGGACCCCACGACGAGTTCCATCTCGCGGACGACCAGAAGACCTCCGGCCAGCACTACGTCACCGTCAGCGGGAACCAGATCATGGTGTTCGACAACCATAACATCGACAAGCACACCCACATCCACACCTTCGATCTGGACACCGGCGGGATGACGGCCGCGAGCACCCTCTACACCGTCGACGGCAAGTTCTCCTCCGCATGCGGTTCCGTGACCAGGGTCTCCGGCGACCTGTTCTGTATCGGATGGGGACGCTCCGAGAACGATTCGGTCTGCATGTCCGTGTACGACTTCGCCCAGAACAGGGAGCTTCTGTCGGTCACTCTGGAGGACAGGAACAACTTCACCTACAGGTGCGTCTATTACGAGTGATCTCACCAGTCCCCGAACTCGCCGTTCCTGAGCATCTTCTCCAGGCTGTTGCCCAGGCGGATCTCCTTGTCGGTGAGGTCGCACAGCGGGACGGCCCCCTTGGGGCCCATCATGAACACGCAGTCCGGGCGGAGGACATCGTTGGAGACGATGCCCGTGTTGAACGTGGTCCCGATAAGTTGGCACTTTACTTCGGATACTATCTTGGACATGGATGCGCGGGCGGCGTTGTAGCCCATGCCGTCGCACAGCCCGTCGACGAAGATCAGGGAAGCGTCCTCGTAGACAGCGGACAGGGCGAACAGTTCTTCCAATGCCTGCTCCCCCGCGGAGGCGACCTCGCTGAAGCGGAGCATGGTGCTGCCCTCCTCGATCCAGGAGTAGTCCCTTCCCGTGGACCTCTCCATGTACTCCCTGAACTCCCCAGTCATCTGCCTGTCGGCGATGACCGAATCCGTGCGGAAGGGCGCCGAGGGATCAGTGAGGTCCACGAACACGACCTTGGATGCGAAATCGCGGACGGCATCCGCGGCGCGGTCGAGGTCTGGATACTGTCCCTTCCATCCGTTGTCCAGGAGGAACGAGAAGTCCGAGAGTCCGTTGCGGGACACCGTCTCACCGTCCGATATGGAAAGGGACTCGCGGGAGAGGGTGCGCCTGCCGGTGCGGGCGTACTCGTACTCGATCCTGGAATCCCCGTCAGTGAACTCGTAATGGAACACGGATTCGTACTTCGACTGGTCGGGGCGAGACGGCTGCTCCCTCCTGCCGCGGACCATGTCGCGGATGTCCGTGACGGCGAGACCGAGGCTGGTCTTCCCGGAGCCGTTGGGTCCGAGGACCACTCCCTTCATGACAGTGCCAGATTCCACGCATTCCTGTGAGAACCTGTAGTCGCGTACGAGGGAGAGGTCCAATTCGAAACGTCCGCCGAAGCAGCGGTAGTTCTCCGTCCAGAATCTGGCCAGTCTGAGCATCCCATCCCTCCGTAATTTACTTACGGAGAGGTATGCCGAAGAAAGAGATAAAACAACCGCTCAGAACCAGGAGTCCAGAGACCTCTGCCTCCTGGCCTTCTCCTGTTCTTTCCTGGCATTTTCGATCCTGTCGAGGGCGGACTTCACGCGGTCCTCGCTGAAGTCGTATCCGGTGAGCATGTTCACCACGGCCTCCCTGTCGATGGGTTTGAACGCTGTGGAATAGTCGTCCGAGCCCTCGTCGGAGAGGAAGATTGCGCGGATCTCGTCCTTATCGGGGATATCCGTTCCTATCTTGGAGAGGGCGTTCTCCAGGGTGCCGTTGTCCCTGATGTATTTCAGGGCCTTCTTCGGGCCGATGCCCCTGATGCCCTCGTTGAAATCGGTGCCGATGAGCATGCACATGTCCACGAGCTGCTCCCTGGTGATCCCGAGGTTCCCGAGGAACTCCGCGGAGTCGATGACCTCGGTCTTGATCTCCTTGTAGAGCTGCTTGCCGGGGACCTTCCTCCTGCCGTTCATGGTCAGGTTCCTGATGAGGACGGGGGTTCCGAACAGGAGCGAATCGAAATCCTGGCTCGCCGCTCCGTACACATCTCCCCTGCGGCACATGTAGGATGCCTGCTGTTCCCCGTCGGAGGGGGCCTGCACCATGGGGAATCCCATGTAGCCTATGAGCTCCTTCGCGGATTCGCGGACCTCCTTGGTCATGCGGGAGGTCTGCTGGGCCTTGGCGCGGGCGGTCTCGATGTCCCCTCTATCCATGGCCTCCTGCCACTCCTCCTTGGCCTTCTCCCTCCTCTCGTCCCTTTCCCTGAGTGTCCTCGACTTGAGGTCGTGGGGCTTCCCGTCGAATACGAAGGTGGGTTCGATGCCCGCCTCCACGAGGTTCGCGGTGCGGTACAGCAGTCCGGTCAGATGGGAGGTGATGCGGCCGTCGTGGTCGCACAGGGGCTGTCCGTCCGGCTGGCGGATGGCGCTCATGAACTGGTATGCGATGTTGTAGGTGTCGACGGCGACCTTCTTGCCCGAGAGCTCGGAGAGCTCCACGTTGCGGGGCTCGACGAGGTCGGAAAGGTTGACTCCCATACTCGTCACTCCGCGTCGGGGCCGTATTTCTTCCAGAGGGCGATCTCGTCGGTCATGTCGGGGAGCCTGAAGAGCGAGCTTCCCGCGACCAGGACGGTCGCTCCCGCGTCGACGCACTGCTTCCCGGTCTCCCTGTTGATGCCGCCGTCTACGGAGATCTCCATGTGCGGGTTGTTCTCCTCCCTGTATCTGGAGACGAACTCGATCTTCGGGAGGCATTCGGGGTGGAACTTCTGTCCACCGAATCCGGCATTGACGGTCATGATCAGGACGAGGTCCGCATCGGGGAGGTATCTCTCGATCTCGGATACCGGGGTGCCGGGGTTGATGGTGATACCGGTCTTGCATCCGCAGTCCCTGATCTTGGCGAAGGCGGCCGGTATGTCCCCTTCCGCCTCGGCGTGCACCGTGATGAGGTCTGCTCCTGCCCTGACGAAGTCGTCTATGTAGCGCAGGGGGTCCTCGATCATCAGGTGGACGTCGAAGGGCTTCTTCGTCCTGTCGCGGACGGTCTTGATGACGGGTGCGCCGAACGTGAGGTTGGGGACGAACATGCCGTCCATAACATCCAGGTGGATCCAGTCCGCGCCGGAGCGGTCCACGCGTTCGACCTCCTCGCCCAATCTGGAGAAGTCGCATGAGAGCATAGAAGGGGCGATCCTGGTCATCGGTGCCCCCATGGTGCTTGAAAGATATTATCCTTGGCACGGCGTTTTCACCCCGTGTTTTCAGACATCTTCCAATCTGGCACATTTTCCATTAAAGTATAAATCGGGCGAGGGCCATGCAGGGTGCATGTCAGGAACCGCAGGTCACGGAACCAAGACCGAAATCTGCGACGTCGACGGCTGCAACAACGAGGCCGAGAGGTCGCTCAACATGAAACAGGTCGCCAAGTGCTCCCTCAAACTCAAGGGCGGAGAGCACCGCAGCGTCCATCTGTGCAAAGAGCACTACAAACAGTACAAGAAGGATACCAAATCCAGCAGGGCCATCGACGCCATCTACGACTGAGACGGTGTTCGGATGTTCGACATCCTGTTCCTCGGGACCGGCGCCTCGGTGCCCTCGAGGAGCTACGCCCTCCCCTGCGTGGCGGTCCGCCGCGGAGGGGACATCATCCTTTTCGACTGCGGGGAGGGGTCCCAGCGTCAGCTCATGGTCTCCCCGTTCTCTTTCATGAAGATCCGTGCGATCTTCGTCACGCATCTCCACGGGGACCACTTCTACGGCCTTCCCGGGCTGGTGCAGACCATGGG
This is a stretch of genomic DNA from Thermoplasmatales archaeon BRNA1. It encodes these proteins:
- a CDS encoding Mg-dependent DNase, translated to MCQILTDSHLHIADEGFPGTYGDYQSLQRAVSCTASVSDWDAQSGKSADNTVQCYGVHPWFCGEWNGDVAERLRSILASDGRFHVGEIGLDAKKGDISEQMPAFIAQLEIAKETGRVATIHITDSEKEVLDAVRRAGCKAVLHSFSAESYAKPFAEAGCFFSISPRILSRSDARIIRLLGSIPDDRLLLESDAPHQGRNFTSMGEFASRIAGFKGVPPEELLRTVADNFTRVFG
- a CDS encoding Dinucleotide-utilizing enzymes involved in molybdopterin and thiamine biosynthesis family 1, with translation MSGMNERTAIIVGEDGLERLRNARAVLCGCGAVGGYALEGLVRAGVGHIRVIDKDVFSESNINRQILATTDTVGRVKVEVACERARSINPDIDIEGLDILVSDETIPSILEGDFDVLVDAIDTVGMKTKLLEKACEIGIPTFSSMGAALHTDAAAVRIANIRDTSVCPIAAKVRRALRDLDSSKITCVYSLETPVTVPTERDECGKSILGSLPTIPAIFGMSLANEAIAYILKR
- a CDS encoding isoleucyl-tRNA synthetase, which translates into the protein MEKEIQEFWKSEHAYEKTKELREKGEKFYFVDGPPYTTGAIHLGTALNKTVKDILIRYWRMNGYNVRDQPGFDMHGLPIEVKVEKSIGVHSKKQIEEEIGIDKFVRTCQEFALGLHASMTEQFKQLGAWLDWDRPYQTLRLDYMESAWWTCQQAFKKGLLKDSSRVVTWCPRCETALAEAEIDYSDETDPSVMVRFPLKDDASTSLLIWTTTPWTLPSNMAVAVHPDETYAKVKFSGDSGSENVIIMKSQIEYVMNAGGYSSFEILQEYNGKDLIGTAYMPPFEIGDGLQRTDYTYKVVDAPYVEKDNTGLVHTAPGFGPDDFDTGKRYGLVPFCPVDEAGRFTDDFPLMAGKKVRTVNEDVISYLKERNLLFSTSKIKHRYGHCWRCKTPIIFRNTRQWFIEVPKVKEKMLSEVDRVKWTPDWAGSSREKNWVENARDWCVSRQRYWGIPLPIWECECGEKKVVGQYDEMREGQGYTEGMDTHRPWIDKVTFTCPKCGKTMHRIPDVMDVWFDSGVAPWADLGYPHKKDEFEKWWPPKFIVEAHDQTRGWFYTTLASGVVSFDRAPYDEIMMHAWMLDSKGRKMSKSLGNVVEPLEVISQYGADALRFYLVMNNAPWEDTCFQKNGPKDAWKVLNTFWNVVNFAAMYMSIDKYDPEKYDLETIRPHLRDEDLWMLSRTEKMKAAVTASLETKELQKVARALSDYILEDLSRWYLHLVRDRSWDEESSEDKMASYFMLHRAIMSATIALAPLCPHITEKIYSAMGGKLLSVHMEDWQVADERLYNEDLEHSMRLIQNIIEIIANERAKMGSKLRWPLKAVYVRGNDEKVNAAVKVFDAVLAQQGNLKLVDYLPAGGEVVGNGDIEPVAFDEGELFIDFEVTPEIEAEGYSRELIRRIQQMRKEMKLNVEDFIVCDVKAEDHLVELFRMWMDHICTEVRSKKIEFSEAPEGDSVKEWDITGKNIVIGVSKS
- a CDS encoding flap structure-specific endonuclease — translated: MGVNLSDLVEPRNVELSELSGKKVAVDTYNIAYQFMSAIRQPDGQPLCDHDGRITSHLTGLLYRTANLVEAGIEPTFVFDGKPHDLKSRTLRERDERREKAKEEWQEAMDRGDIETARAKAQQTSRMTKEVRESAKELIGYMGFPMVQAPSDGEQQASYMCRRGDVYGAASQDFDSLLFGTPVLIRNLTMNGRRKVPGKQLYKEIKTEVIDSAEFLGNLGITREQLVDMCMLIGTDFNEGIRGIGPKKALKYIRDNGTLENALSKIGTDIPDKDEIRAIFLSDEGSDDYSTAFKPIDREAVVNMLTGYDFSEDRVKSALDRIENARKEQEKARRQRSLDSWF
- a CDS encoding ribulose-5-phosphate 3-epimerase; the protein is MTRIAPSMLSCDFSRLGEEVERVDRSGADWIHLDVMDGMFVPNLTFGAPVIKTVRDRTKKPFDVHLMIEDPLRYIDDFVRAGADLITVHAEAEGDIPAAFAKIRDCGCKTGITINPGTPVSEIERYLPDADLVLIMTVNAGFGGQKFHPECLPKIEFVSRYREENNPHMEISVDGGINRETGKQCVDAGATVLVAGSSLFRLPDMTDEIALWKKYGPDAE